One Nonomuraea angiospora DNA segment encodes these proteins:
- a CDS encoding type 1 glutamine amidotransferase domain-containing protein encodes MTRTILIVLSEYGYWGEELVGPLAAFDRQGYRSVFATPTGKRARALPPSLDPGYVDPPLGRSVTTPEVAVAARQLDESDRLDSPVSLAEWIPERPYNSEDGYLRKVEGYYRELARLDRDVEKYDALVLVGGSGPIVDLANNGRVHDLILSFVRADKPVLAECYGVACLAFARDWEDRASILRGKHVTGHCKEYDYKDGTGFLGVDFNMGPPPYPLEYILRDATAPDGRYHGNVGKETSVIVDHPFVTGRSTPDSYLSGEKLVEVLESGLRRYGW; translated from the coding sequence ATGACGCGCACCATTCTTATTGTTCTCTCCGAGTACGGATATTGGGGAGAGGAACTCGTCGGCCCGCTGGCCGCCTTCGACCGGCAGGGCTACCGGAGCGTGTTCGCCACCCCCACCGGCAAGCGGGCGCGGGCACTGCCGCCCAGTCTCGACCCCGGGTACGTGGATCCGCCGCTGGGCCGCTCCGTGACCACGCCGGAGGTGGCCGTGGCCGCCAGGCAGCTCGACGAGTCGGACCGGCTGGACTCCCCGGTCAGCCTCGCCGAGTGGATCCCCGAACGCCCCTACAACAGCGAGGACGGATACCTGCGCAAGGTCGAGGGCTACTACCGGGAGCTCGCCCGGCTGGACCGCGACGTCGAGAAGTACGACGCCCTGGTGCTCGTGGGCGGCAGCGGCCCGATCGTGGACCTGGCCAACAACGGCCGGGTGCACGACCTGATCCTCTCCTTCGTCCGGGCGGACAAGCCGGTGCTCGCCGAGTGCTACGGCGTCGCCTGCCTGGCCTTCGCCCGCGACTGGGAGGACCGCGCGAGCATCCTGCGCGGCAAGCACGTGACGGGCCACTGCAAGGAGTACGACTACAAGGACGGCACCGGCTTCCTGGGGGTCGACTTCAACATGGGGCCGCCGCCGTACCCGCTGGAGTACATCCTGCGCGACGCCACCGCCCCCGACGGCCGCTACCACGGCAACGTGGGCAAGGAGACGTCGGTGATCGTGGACCACCCGTTCGTGACGGGCCGCTCGACCCCCGACTCGTACCTGTCCGGCGAGAAGCTGGTCGAGGTGCTCGAGTCCGGCCTGCGCCGGTACGGCTGGTGA
- a CDS encoding FAD-dependent oxidoreductase, with translation MPEQRRPVLLAVDDDDHVLRAVRRDLSRAYQERYRVVASSSPVEATRILDRLRERREEAALILSDQRMPEMTGTEFLVEAGRRFPAARRVLLTAYADTSVAISAINEVRLDHYLVKPWEPPEERLYPVLDDLLSDWESAHEPPYQGIRLVGHRFAPATHRLRDLLTRYRLPFRFEEAEPGDPAAPEVVLPDGRRLARPGHGEVVAALGLATELSHPHYDVAIVGGGPTGLAASVYASSEGMATLLIEAYVPGGQAGTSSRIENYLGFPSGISGVDLTNRAMAQARRFGVDVLAPVEARRLSRAGRACVLNLSDGKEITAATVLLSPGLSYRGLDAEDAGRFEGAGIYYGAALTETESCVGRHVWIVGGANSAGQAALHFSRHACHVTMVVRADSLASGMSAYLVDEIAATGNITVMTNTLVVATGGADRLEHITLRDTRSGEVSTREAEHVFVFIGARPRTEWLDDLVRRDAHGFLLTGPDLGPVAGLASWDLPRQPLLLETSVPGVFAAGDVRANSVKRLASGVGEGAMAVSMIHRYHSES, from the coding sequence ATGCCCGAGCAGCGGCGGCCGGTTCTGCTGGCCGTGGACGACGACGATCATGTGCTCCGCGCGGTGCGGCGCGACCTGTCCCGCGCCTACCAGGAGCGCTACCGGGTGGTGGCGTCGAGCTCGCCGGTGGAGGCCACGCGGATCCTCGACCGGCTGCGCGAGCGCCGCGAGGAGGCCGCGCTGATCCTCTCCGACCAGCGCATGCCCGAGATGACCGGGACCGAGTTCCTGGTGGAGGCCGGCCGGCGCTTCCCCGCCGCCCGCCGCGTCCTGCTGACGGCCTACGCCGACACGAGCGTGGCCATCTCGGCGATCAACGAGGTGCGGCTGGACCACTATCTCGTCAAGCCGTGGGAGCCGCCGGAGGAGCGGCTCTACCCCGTGCTCGACGACCTGCTGTCGGACTGGGAGTCCGCCCACGAGCCCCCGTACCAGGGCATCCGCCTGGTCGGCCACCGGTTCGCGCCCGCCACGCACCGGCTGCGCGACCTGCTCACCCGCTACCGCCTGCCGTTCAGGTTCGAGGAGGCGGAGCCGGGCGACCCGGCGGCGCCCGAGGTCGTGCTGCCCGACGGGCGCCGGCTGGCCCGCCCCGGGCACGGCGAGGTGGTGGCGGCCCTGGGCCTGGCGACGGAGCTCAGCCACCCGCACTACGACGTGGCGATCGTCGGAGGCGGCCCGACCGGGCTGGCCGCGTCGGTCTACGCCTCGTCCGAGGGGATGGCGACGCTGCTCATCGAGGCGTACGTGCCGGGCGGCCAGGCCGGCACCTCCAGCCGGATCGAGAACTACCTCGGCTTCCCGTCCGGGATCTCCGGCGTCGATCTGACCAACCGCGCCATGGCGCAGGCCCGCAGGTTCGGCGTGGACGTGCTGGCCCCCGTCGAGGCCAGGCGGCTGAGCCGGGCCGGCCGGGCCTGCGTGCTGAACCTGTCCGACGGCAAGGAGATCACCGCCGCCACCGTGCTGCTGTCGCCGGGCCTGTCCTACCGCGGTCTCGACGCCGAGGACGCGGGCCGCTTCGAGGGGGCCGGCATCTACTACGGGGCGGCCCTGACGGAGACCGAGTCGTGCGTGGGGCGGCACGTGTGGATCGTGGGCGGCGCCAACTCCGCCGGCCAGGCGGCCCTGCACTTCTCCCGGCACGCCTGCCACGTCACCATGGTGGTCCGGGCGGACAGCCTGGCCAGCGGCATGTCCGCGTACCTGGTGGACGAGATCGCCGCGACCGGCAACATCACGGTCATGACGAACACCCTCGTGGTCGCCACCGGCGGCGCGGACCGGCTGGAGCACATCACGCTGCGCGACACCCGCAGCGGCGAGGTGAGCACGCGGGAGGCCGAGCACGTCTTCGTGTTCATCGGCGCCCGCCCGCGCACCGAGTGGCTGGACGACCTCGTGCGCAGGGACGCCCACGGCTTCCTGCTGACCGGCCCCGACCTCGGTCCGGTGGCGGGGCTGGCGAGCTGGGACCTGCCGAGGCAGCCGCTGCTGCTGGAGACGAGCGTGCCGGGCGTGTTCGCCGCCGGCGACGTGCGCGCCAACTCCGTCAAGCGGCTGGCCTCGGGCGTCGGCGAGGGCGCCATGGCGGTGTCGATGATCCACCGCTACCACTCGGAGAGCTGA
- a CDS encoding ATP-binding protein, whose translation MPAPAWLTGRLAGIELFAGLSDEQLDWLACAGTVRELGDGQALFVEGAPADGFYILLDGEIVVSKLVGGREQVLTRHLGDALEHQFIGELPLLTSDEYLATALAVGPARVVAYGKDAFFDMLERCPQVCRVLLPVLAGRINAMERQAGRSRMLEGLGMLAAGLAHELNNPAAAALRAARELRGLAPRVAAAAVEWGRTGEEAEARLVARFQDRVGSGAALDPLAEAEAADDVADWLREQGLGQTIDLADDLAEHGVDRAELDGLAAGLRPDALAAALAYLVPVLRIRTLAGDAAEAAERVVELVRRTSAYTNLDRAPQRDADLREGLEATLALMAPKLRNIRVRREYGGVPDLQAFPSELNQVWTNLIDNAVDAMGGEGELTISTRREGDHAVVEFRDTGHGIPAEALPNVFQPFFTTKDLGKGTGLGLHVSMDIVAQRHGGTMEVDSRPGDTRFVVRLPLARDPA comes from the coding sequence GTGCCTGCGCCCGCATGGCTGACCGGCCGGCTCGCCGGGATCGAGCTGTTCGCCGGGCTGTCGGACGAGCAGCTCGACTGGCTCGCCTGCGCCGGGACCGTCAGGGAGCTCGGCGACGGGCAGGCGCTGTTCGTCGAGGGCGCGCCGGCCGACGGCTTCTACATCCTGCTGGACGGCGAGATCGTGGTCTCGAAGCTGGTCGGCGGGCGGGAGCAGGTGCTCACCCGGCACCTCGGCGACGCGCTGGAGCACCAGTTCATCGGCGAGTTGCCGCTGCTCACCAGCGACGAGTACCTGGCCACCGCGCTGGCCGTGGGGCCGGCGCGGGTCGTGGCCTACGGCAAGGACGCGTTCTTCGACATGCTGGAGCGCTGCCCGCAGGTCTGCCGGGTGCTGCTGCCGGTGCTGGCCGGGCGCATCAACGCCATGGAGCGCCAGGCCGGGCGCAGCCGCATGCTGGAAGGGCTGGGCATGCTGGCGGCCGGTCTGGCCCACGAGCTGAACAACCCGGCGGCGGCCGCGCTGCGGGCCGCGCGGGAGCTGCGCGGCCTCGCGCCCCGGGTGGCCGCCGCCGCGGTCGAGTGGGGGCGCACGGGCGAGGAGGCCGAGGCGCGGCTCGTCGCGCGGTTCCAGGACCGGGTGGGCTCCGGGGCCGCGCTGGACCCGCTGGCCGAGGCGGAGGCGGCCGACGACGTCGCCGACTGGCTGCGCGAGCAGGGCCTCGGCCAGACCATCGACCTGGCCGACGACCTCGCCGAGCACGGCGTGGACCGCGCCGAGCTCGACGGGCTCGCCGCCGGGCTGCGGCCGGACGCGCTCGCCGCGGCGCTGGCGTACCTGGTGCCGGTGCTGCGCATCCGGACGCTCGCCGGCGACGCGGCCGAGGCGGCCGAGCGGGTGGTGGAGCTGGTACGGCGCACCTCGGCCTACACGAACCTGGACCGCGCGCCCCAGCGGGACGCCGACCTGCGCGAGGGGCTGGAGGCCACGCTGGCCCTCATGGCGCCCAAGCTGCGCAACATCCGCGTACGCCGGGAGTACGGCGGCGTCCCCGACCTGCAGGCCTTCCCCAGCGAGCTCAACCAGGTCTGGACCAACCTCATCGACAACGCCGTGGACGCCATGGGCGGCGAGGGCGAGCTGACGATCAGCACCAGGCGGGAGGGCGACCACGCCGTGGTGGAGTTCCGCGACACCGGCCACGGCATCCCCGCCGAGGCGCTGCCGAACGTCTTCCAGCCCTTCTTCACCACCAAGGACCTGGGCAAGGGGACCGGTCTCGGGCTCCACGTCAGCATGGACATCGTGGCGCAGCGGCACGGCGGCACGATGGAGGTCGACTCGCGGCCGGGCGACACGCGGTTCGTGGTGCGGCTGCCGCTGGCCCGGGACCCCGCATGA
- a CDS encoding IS701 family transposase: MTVYADLHSREIWLSPFCEDLFASFLRSDQRRWGEVYVNGLVSVQGRKSIRRISNQVVGRPVDQCLQQFINQSPWDWAPVRQRLAQLLVEAIRPKAWVLEEVVFPKNGSKSVGVARQFANSAGRLLNCQLGLAVVMVGEDGGCPVNWRLLLPRSWDEDDGLRSRARVPAHEHSRPHWRHLLQAIDEMVVDWGLPPAPIVVDGRSMPGVELLLAGLAERGLPYLVRVAPGTLPAGGAGLPARPVLEPLRPRLQVVQGQAGARPPGAGHRWYPRSGARAMWLTDLGRNRVSDLAGLVGLRNRAAAVLASVAAESGLQHFEGRSFQGWHHHVTLVSVAHAYRLLGGGLDGRETEELCLRPHG, translated from the coding sequence ATGACCGTCTACGCGGATTTGCATTCGCGCGAGATTTGGCTCTCTCCTTTCTGTGAGGACCTGTTCGCGTCTTTCCTCCGTTCCGATCAGCGCCGGTGGGGCGAGGTCTACGTCAACGGCCTGGTCTCCGTCCAGGGCCGCAAGTCGATCCGCCGGATCTCCAACCAGGTCGTGGGGCGGCCCGTCGACCAGTGCCTCCAGCAGTTCATCAACCAGAGCCCCTGGGACTGGGCGCCCGTCCGGCAGCGCCTGGCCCAGCTGCTCGTCGAGGCGATCCGCCCGAAGGCGTGGGTGCTGGAGGAGGTCGTCTTCCCGAAGAACGGGTCCAAGTCGGTGGGCGTGGCGCGGCAGTTCGCCAACTCCGCGGGCCGCCTCCTCAACTGCCAGCTCGGCCTGGCGGTCGTGATGGTGGGCGAGGACGGCGGCTGCCCGGTCAACTGGCGGCTGCTGCTGCCCCGCTCGTGGGACGAGGACGACGGCCTGCGCAGCCGGGCCCGCGTACCGGCCCACGAGCACAGCCGGCCGCACTGGCGGCACCTGCTGCAGGCCATCGACGAGATGGTGGTCGACTGGGGGCTGCCCCCGGCGCCCATCGTGGTGGACGGCAGGTCGATGCCCGGCGTGGAGCTCCTCCTCGCCGGGCTCGCCGAGCGCGGGCTGCCCTACCTCGTCCGCGTCGCCCCCGGCACGCTGCCGGCCGGCGGGGCCGGACTGCCCGCCCGCCCGGTGCTGGAGCCGTTGCGGCCCCGGCTGCAGGTCGTGCAGGGGCAGGCGGGCGCGCGGCCGCCCGGGGCGGGCCACCGCTGGTACCCGCGCTCGGGGGCGCGGGCGATGTGGCTGACCGACCTGGGCCGCAACCGGGTGTCCGACCTGGCCGGCCTGGTCGGGCTGCGCAACAGGGCGGCGGCCGTGCTCGCGTCGGTCGCCGCCGAGTCCGGCCTGCAGCACTTCGAGGGCCGCTCCTTCCAGGGCTGGCACCACCACGTCACGCTGGTGTCGGTGGCCCACGCGTACCGGCTGCTGGGCGGCGGCCTGGACGGACGGGAGACGGAGGAACTGTGCCTGCGCCCGCATGGCTGA
- a CDS encoding GMC family oxidoreductase, which yields MPDTYRYIVIGAGAAGSVVAARLSEDPDASVLLLEAGDAQVTDAVTTPWRWNEVLLTDLDWAYMSEPQPGLDGNRVYSAAGRGLGGTSNIYHMMHTRGRPQDYDDWAYHGCPGWSFDDVLPWLQRLEDQRDGHNPLAGKDGPMTVADAAETGNPVSETFIEACVELGHPRLDDFNAGLFGAGWHHVNIKDGRRRGARESYLDPALDRPNLTVLSAALAARLLFEGTRCAGVEYLREGQAHTARAEAEVVLCAGAIQSPKLLLLSGLGPAGDLAELGIPVVADLPGVGANFHDHPLVIGPIGYLAEPGDDPRGNVTEVALFCGSQDGLPVPDLEVALVHRAPFGEKFFANVIRRVQTGQPVAPVRELVDPHVVLSLTGLVSPVSRGWVRLAGTDPTAYPRINANYFGDPVDLERTVTAVEVARDIYRTKAFTGRWGLTEVAPGPGVTTRAELRAWVKANTGSYYHFAGSCRMGTDASAVVDPRLRVRGVEGLRVADASVMPSLVNAHPHTTVVMIGERAADLVRSHK from the coding sequence GTGCCAGACACCTACAGGTACATCGTCATCGGCGCCGGCGCGGCCGGCTCGGTGGTGGCCGCCCGGCTCAGCGAGGACCCCGACGCCTCCGTGCTGCTCCTGGAGGCGGGCGACGCGCAGGTCACCGACGCGGTCACCACGCCGTGGCGGTGGAACGAGGTGCTGCTGACCGACCTGGACTGGGCGTACATGAGCGAGCCCCAGCCCGGCCTGGACGGCAACCGCGTCTACTCGGCCGCCGGCCGGGGCCTGGGCGGCACCTCGAACATCTACCACATGATGCACACCAGGGGCCGTCCCCAGGACTACGACGACTGGGCCTACCACGGGTGTCCCGGCTGGTCCTTCGACGACGTGCTGCCGTGGCTGCAGCGCCTGGAGGACCAGCGCGACGGGCACAACCCGCTGGCCGGCAAGGACGGTCCGATGACCGTGGCCGACGCGGCCGAGACGGGCAACCCGGTGTCGGAGACGTTCATCGAGGCCTGCGTCGAGCTCGGCCACCCGCGCCTGGACGACTTCAACGCGGGCCTGTTCGGCGCGGGCTGGCACCACGTGAACATCAAGGACGGCCGGCGCAGGGGCGCCCGCGAGTCCTACCTCGATCCCGCGCTCGACCGGCCCAACCTCACCGTGCTGAGCGCGGCACTCGCGGCCCGGCTGCTGTTCGAGGGGACCCGCTGCGCCGGCGTGGAGTACCTGCGCGAGGGCCAGGCGCACACGGCGCGGGCCGAGGCCGAGGTGGTGCTGTGCGCGGGCGCCATCCAGTCGCCCAAGCTGCTGCTGCTGTCGGGCCTGGGCCCGGCCGGCGACCTGGCCGAGCTCGGCATCCCGGTCGTGGCCGACCTGCCCGGGGTCGGGGCCAACTTCCACGACCACCCGCTGGTCATCGGGCCGATCGGCTACCTGGCCGAGCCGGGCGACGACCCGCGCGGCAACGTGACCGAGGTCGCGCTCTTCTGCGGGTCGCAGGACGGGCTGCCCGTCCCCGACCTGGAGGTCGCACTGGTCCACCGCGCGCCGTTCGGCGAGAAGTTCTTCGCCAACGTCATCCGCCGCGTGCAGACCGGCCAGCCGGTCGCGCCGGTGCGGGAGCTCGTGGACCCGCACGTGGTCCTCAGCCTGACCGGCCTGGTGTCGCCGGTCTCCCGGGGATGGGTACGGCTGGCGGGCACCGACCCCACCGCCTACCCGCGGATCAACGCCAACTACTTCGGCGACCCGGTGGACCTGGAGCGCACGGTCACCGCCGTGGAGGTCGCCAGGGACATCTACCGCACCAAGGCGTTCACCGGCAGGTGGGGGCTGACCGAGGTCGCCCCAGGGCCCGGCGTGACCACCCGCGCCGAGCTGCGCGCCTGGGTGAAGGCCAACACCGGGTCCTACTACCACTTCGCCGGCTCCTGCCGGATGGGCACCGACGCCTCGGCCGTGGTCGATCCCCGGCTGCGGGTGCGGGGCGTGGAGGGGCTGCGCGTGGCCGACGCCTCCGTCATGCCCTCGCTGGTCAACGCGCACCCGCACACCACGGTCGTGATGATCGGCGAGCGCGCGGCCGACCTCGTCCGGTCCCATAAGTAG
- a CDS encoding GMC family oxidoreductase, which translates to MSAGDQKKGYDYIVVGAGAAGAVVAARLVERTGARVLLLESGGDAGLAAIRQTGIPGMASLWQDPAVTWPYVTVPQAGLGWRTIPLPQGKVLGGGSSVNAMLYVRGNRRDYDGWAAQGNEGWSYDEVLTCFKRAEDYEEGAGPYHGADGPMKVARLSAMSEVSRAFLRAAAELGFPGGEDWDYNGAAQEGAFAYQSTRTKDNQRSSTASAYLDPLRGHPRLTVETGTTATRVLLDGATATGVEYVRDGAVHRAGASAEVIVSCGALATPKLLMLSGIGPAEALREHGLAVAADLPGVGANLHDHLILGVAYAARSILPLPELLAEAGLFPPDDPDLQMLFGPVQFVADEYRVDGPAFTFAPVLARPRSRGRLALRSADPADAPLVDPRYLEDPADLAALVRGIELSRELAHSSSMCSLHDRESAPGHGADLPAYVRATATTVWHPVGTCRMGRDPLAVVDAALRVHGVERLRVADASIMPSIPAGNTAAATVMIGERAADLLT; encoded by the coding sequence ATGTCCGCCGGTGACCAGAAAAAGGGATACGACTACATCGTCGTGGGCGCCGGCGCGGCCGGGGCGGTCGTCGCCGCCCGGCTCGTCGAGCGGACCGGGGCACGCGTGCTCCTGCTGGAGTCCGGCGGCGACGCCGGTCTGGCGGCCATCCGCCAGACGGGCATCCCCGGCATGGCCTCGCTCTGGCAGGACCCCGCCGTCACCTGGCCGTACGTCACGGTTCCGCAGGCCGGGCTGGGCTGGCGGACGATCCCGCTGCCGCAGGGCAAGGTGCTGGGCGGCGGCAGTTCGGTCAACGCCATGCTGTACGTCCGGGGCAACCGCCGCGACTACGACGGCTGGGCCGCCCAGGGCAACGAGGGCTGGTCGTACGACGAGGTGCTGACCTGCTTCAAGCGGGCCGAGGACTACGAGGAGGGCGCCGGGCCGTACCACGGCGCGGACGGGCCGATGAAGGTGGCCCGCCTGTCCGCGATGTCGGAGGTGTCGCGCGCCTTCCTGCGCGCCGCCGCCGAGCTGGGCTTCCCCGGCGGGGAGGACTGGGACTACAACGGCGCCGCGCAGGAGGGCGCCTTCGCCTACCAGTCCACCAGGACGAAGGACAACCAGCGTTCGAGCACGGCCTCCGCCTACCTCGACCCGCTGCGCGGGCATCCCCGCCTCACCGTCGAGACCGGCACGACGGCGACCCGCGTGCTGCTGGACGGCGCGACGGCCACGGGCGTGGAGTACGTGCGCGACGGCGCCGTCCACCGCGCCGGGGCGAGCGCCGAGGTGATCGTCTCCTGCGGCGCGCTCGCCACGCCCAAGCTGCTGATGCTCTCCGGGATCGGCCCGGCCGAGGCCCTGCGCGAGCACGGGCTGGCGGTCGCCGCCGACCTGCCCGGCGTCGGCGCCAACCTGCACGACCACCTCATCCTCGGCGTCGCCTACGCCGCGCGGTCGATCCTGCCGCTGCCCGAACTGCTGGCCGAAGCGGGGCTGTTCCCGCCGGACGACCCCGATCTCCAGATGCTGTTCGGCCCCGTGCAGTTCGTGGCCGACGAGTACCGCGTCGACGGGCCCGCCTTCACCTTCGCCCCCGTGCTCGCGCGGCCGCGCAGCAGGGGCAGGCTCGCCCTGCGGTCGGCGGATCCCGCCGACGCGCCCCTGGTCGATCCCCGCTACCTCGAGGACCCCGCCGACCTGGCGGCGCTCGTACGCGGGATCGAGCTGTCCAGGGAGCTGGCGCACAGCAGCTCGATGTGCTCGTTGCACGACCGGGAGAGCGCGCCCGGCCACGGCGCCGACCTGCCCGCCTACGTCCGCGCCACCGCGACCACCGTGTGGCATCCGGTGGGCACCTGCCGCATGGGACGCGACCCGCTGGCCGTGGTCGACGCGGCGCTGCGCGTCCACGGGGTCGAGCGGCTGCGCGTCGCCGACGCCTCGATCATGCCGTCCATCCCCGCGGGCAACACCGCCGCCGCCACCGTCATGATCGGGGAGCGCGCGGCCGACCTGCTCACATGA
- a CDS encoding EthD domain-containing protein, whose amino-acid sequence MIHQLIFAAPKPGMTEEEFQQYWLNVHAVRYASKIPQIRKYLIDTRIPLRPDEGEPLWSGVAEIWLRDEREQLESLQTPEFLEGARADEPRWAAFWRTVVLDTDAHELVPGPELAPPSGVKLIVLVKRKEGLPLADFRSADLGPHAELVAQVPGLRRYLQCHVRDGAYAIGEAMLDAAHLLWFDDRDAMEAALASPEYAKVVADMETLVEPRYVHRMAVTEHWVIGPESR is encoded by the coding sequence GTGATCCATCAGCTCATCTTCGCCGCGCCCAAGCCCGGGATGACGGAGGAGGAGTTCCAGCAGTACTGGCTGAACGTGCACGCCGTCCGGTACGCCAGCAAGATCCCGCAGATCAGGAAGTACCTGATCGACACCCGGATCCCGCTCCGGCCCGACGAGGGCGAGCCGCTGTGGAGCGGCGTCGCGGAGATCTGGCTGCGCGACGAGCGCGAGCAGCTCGAGTCGCTGCAGACGCCCGAGTTCCTGGAGGGCGCGCGGGCCGACGAGCCGCGCTGGGCGGCGTTCTGGCGCACGGTCGTGCTCGACACCGACGCGCACGAACTGGTGCCGGGGCCCGAGCTCGCCCCGCCGTCGGGCGTGAAGCTGATCGTGCTGGTCAAGCGGAAGGAAGGGCTGCCGCTGGCCGACTTCAGGAGCGCCGACCTCGGCCCGCACGCCGAGCTGGTCGCGCAGGTGCCGGGGCTGCGCCGCTACCTCCAGTGCCACGTCAGGGACGGTGCGTACGCCATCGGCGAGGCAATGCTCGACGCCGCTCACCTCCTGTGGTTCGACGACAGGGACGCCATGGAGGCGGCGCTCGCCTCGCCCGAGTACGCCAAGGTCGTGGCCGACATGGAGACGCTGGTCGAGCCGAGGTACGTACACCGGATGGCCGTCACCGAGCACTGGGTCATCGGGCCGGAGAGCCGCTGA
- a CDS encoding FAD-binding oxidoreductase, with amino-acid sequence MERPSRRGLLGGAALVAGAATLPASPAGATASSGAPITGPVTVYPGDPRYQELTVGYNQRWVGAPDYVRVVSSTAQVVAAVQEAVDAGRRISVVSGGHCLAPFVFNSDVDVVIDLSGLDEVYFDQQRGAFAVEGGARLSGVYDTLFKKWGVTVPGGMCPTVGIGGHATGGGYGFLSRQFGAVIDHLAAVEVVVVDRSGTARAVTASRDPGDPNRDLWWACAGGGGGNFGIVTRFWFRTPGTSGANPSRLLVNPPKDVLLSAVGIPWSMLDRTKFATLVTNWGAWYEGHAAPDSPARILSGVASLSHRSSGNVFLLTQVDATAPDAARILADYLGALTAGLGADAVVAAQPAQRLPWLRAVKLIAASIPSFINPTLRGSSKSAYLRRSYTAAQAGAMYDALTRTDFANPAAAVTLAGFSGGAINAVPATRTALAHRDAAFWTLFETQWQDPAADAANIGWLRDLYGSVWAATGGYPVPGDQADGCYINNPDPDITDPAFNRSGVPWQTLYYKGNYARLQQVKAVYDPRDVFRHAQSVSLP; translated from the coding sequence ATGGAACGTCCGTCGAGGCGGGGATTACTGGGCGGCGCCGCGCTGGTGGCGGGTGCCGCGACGCTGCCCGCGTCCCCCGCCGGAGCCACCGCGTCATCCGGCGCGCCGATCACCGGGCCGGTCACCGTCTACCCGGGCGACCCCCGCTACCAGGAACTGACCGTGGGCTACAACCAGCGCTGGGTCGGCGCGCCCGACTACGTGCGCGTGGTCAGCTCGACCGCCCAGGTCGTCGCCGCGGTGCAGGAGGCGGTCGACGCGGGCAGGCGGATCTCGGTGGTGTCCGGCGGCCACTGCCTGGCCCCGTTCGTGTTCAACTCCGACGTGGACGTCGTCATCGACCTGTCCGGGCTGGACGAGGTCTACTTCGACCAGCAGCGGGGCGCGTTCGCTGTCGAGGGCGGCGCCCGGCTGTCGGGCGTCTACGACACGTTGTTCAAGAAGTGGGGCGTGACCGTCCCCGGCGGGATGTGCCCCACGGTCGGCATCGGCGGCCACGCCACCGGCGGCGGGTACGGCTTCCTGTCCCGGCAGTTCGGGGCCGTGATCGACCACCTGGCGGCGGTCGAGGTCGTGGTCGTGGACCGCTCGGGCACCGCCCGCGCCGTGACGGCCTCGCGCGATCCGGGCGACCCCAACCGCGATCTGTGGTGGGCGTGCGCCGGCGGCGGGGGCGGCAACTTCGGCATCGTCACCCGCTTCTGGTTCCGCACGCCGGGCACGAGCGGCGCCAACCCGAGCCGCCTGCTCGTCAACCCGCCCAAGGACGTGCTGCTCAGCGCCGTCGGCATCCCGTGGAGCATGCTGGACCGCACGAAGTTCGCCACCCTGGTCACGAACTGGGGCGCCTGGTACGAGGGACACGCCGCGCCCGACTCCCCCGCCAGGATCCTGTCCGGCGTCGCCTCGCTCTCGCACCGCTCCAGCGGAAACGTCTTCCTGCTGACCCAGGTCGACGCCACCGCCCCCGACGCGGCGCGGATCCTCGCCGACTACCTCGGGGCCCTGACCGCCGGACTCGGCGCCGACGCCGTGGTGGCGGCCCAGCCGGCGCAGCGGCTCCCGTGGTTGCGCGCGGTCAAGCTGATCGCCGCCAGCATCCCCTCGTTCATCAATCCGACGCTGCGCGGCTCCTCCAAGTCGGCCTACCTGCGGCGCTCGTACACGGCCGCGCAGGCGGGCGCGATGTACGACGCGCTCACCCGTACGGACTTCGCCAACCCGGCGGCCGCAGTGACCCTGGCCGGGTTCAGCGGCGGCGCGATCAACGCCGTCCCCGCCACGCGCACCGCGCTGGCGCACCGCGACGCCGCGTTCTGGACGCTGTTCGAGACCCAGTGGCAGGACCCGGCCGCCGACGCCGCCAACATCGGCTGGCTGCGCGACCTGTACGGCTCGGTGTGGGCGGCCACCGGCGGCTATCCGGTGCCCGGCGATCAGGCCGACGGCTGCTACATCAACAACCCCGACCCCGACATCACCGACCCCGCCTTCAACCGCTCCGGCGTGCCGTGGCAGACCCTGTACTACAAGGGCAACTACGCCCGGCTCCAGCAGGTCAAGGCGGTCTACGACCCCCGCGACGTCTTCCGGCACGCCCAGTCGGTCTCGCTGCCGTAG